The Desulfuromonas sp. TF nucleotide sequence CATATTCACCCAAAGCCCGATCATGCTTCCCTCCCAATATCACCACCTGTAATTCGTTTTCATTACACCACCAGACAAACTCCCGGAATTTCCTGGGATCCCAACGTTTTTCTTGAATACTGGCAGCAGGGAAAAGTGCCAAAAGCGGTAATTGCTTAATATCACTAAGAATTGAGGCTACCTTCTGCTGAGCAGCCTCCGGCACTATAAGAAGGTCGTTGTTCGTTAAAAAATCATCTGCAATCCCAAGAGGCCCAAGTAGATTAAAGAAACTTTCCGACTCAAATTGATCTGGCAGATATGGGATCGGGTGCGTGAACATACGGCGTCGCTCATTGGTATCAAAACCGACCTTTATTGACGAGCGTACAAGACGGCAGACTACAGCGGATAAGCGATGCCATTGTTCCGTATCTACAGCGATATCGTACCGGCGGCGTAGGATAGTACAAAGGTCAGAGGGATCGTCGTAAGTGAAAACTTCACGAATGCCGGGCATCAGGGCAAATGCTCTGGCGTTTCGCTTTTCCGCAAGCACATCAATGGTGGCGTCCCTAAAATACTTATGCAGGGCGGCAACAGTCATAGACAGGAGCAGGGCGTCGCCGATACCCCCGGGACGGATTAACAGGATCGAAGACAGACTGCCTGGAATAAGACTGTTCGGTGGCGGAAGACAAGAAGTCAGAAATCGACCGAAAAAGTTATCAACTAACTTGAGCAGACCGGTTTTAATCGACACAAAAATTCCTTTAATCCTGCTTGCGGTAAGGTGGCGATATCACTACATGGAAAATACACTAATACTTTATACTTCAACCACATCGAAGGTCTCAGGATTTTTAACCCAGAAAAGACGAGTCTTGCCATAAAAAGAGGCCCAACCAGAAAAAGAGCTTTGTGGTCCATATATTTCATCGCATCGCGCAAGAATATACATATCTTCAACTTCGCCGCCATGACCTCTCAGATACTCAAACTCACCGAAACGGTCCCAATCCTGTGATTCATTGCTGCAGATTATGAATAAGATCTTCTTCCCTAGATGATTTTGCCTTATTTTCCTCATAAGTTCTAAATAACGATGGGTTTCAAAAAAAAACTTTCCGTTTTGCCAAATCCTGTAATCACCCTGCCGGATATGAATCCCGACCAAAAAATCACATTTCTCCCGTGCGGCCGAAACAAAATCCTCAACCACGTGAGCTTTACCCTTGATGAGAGAGAAATAATCCCTTATCGTATCCGCATGCCGTTCCAAAACCTGCGAATTTACTACAGGCCACCCAGCATAAAAGAGGACGGAGTGTTTTTTTATTTCTTGCCGGAGTGCTTCATCGAGAAAAGAGAAACATCCGCGCTCGTCTGGCTGGGCCACCTTAAGGCCAAAATAGACTCCGATTTTTTTCAGGAACGGTTCCAGGGCATTAAGAATCACATAGGAAATTCTATTAACAATCCGAGGAAGAAGTATTCCCGGACATCCGCAAAGAGCATTTCCGTTGGAGCCCTCGAAAGATTCAGCATATTCATCGAATGTCAAATTAACAATTGGGATATTGTATTCGAGCGAAATGGCCATAAATGCTCTCAAATAAGCCAGGCGATTGCCAAGCTGTCCATTTTTACAGGCAAGGATAATCAATTCCCTCCTCCCCAAATTTGCTTTTGAGGATTTTGTATTCGGAAATATCGAGAATACCATCGCGACATTAATCTACTTACCCTTATATACCCTCTGATAAATATCAATGGTCTTTCGAGCCGCGTTATACCAACTGAAATCACTGGCACGCTGCAAACCCGATATAGCCATATGGTTCCGTTGCGCCTCATCCCCCCAGACTTCAAGCAAGGTAGCTGCAATATCCTCTGCAGAATAGGGATCAAAATAGAACGCGGCCTCGCCGGCGATTTCAGGCAAGGCGGTGGCCCGGGCCACCGCAACAGGGCAGCCACATCCCATTGCCTCAATCACCGGCAAACCGAAGCCTTCAAACAAGGACGGAAATACCATGAGCCTGGCCAGGCTGTACATACACGGTAAGTCTTCATCCGGGACATAGCCAAGCCAACGCACCTGCCGTTCCAAACCCAATCGGAGAATTTCGCTTAAAACTTGGCCATGGAAATCCATGGGCACACCGGTCAGTATAAGTTCACCATCGAAACGACTCTGCTGAACCATGATATATACCGCGTTAAGGAGTAGGAGGTGATTCTTGTGTGCCCAGGTCGCGGCCGGAAAAATCATAAATGGCCGCTGGAGTGAGTATTTCTCAACCACAACAGCCAAGCGTTCCGGATCACCGATCCGCTCGAACCGGCTGGAACAGCCGTGATGGACTACATGGATTTTTTCGGCAGAAGCGTCATAACGTTCAACAAGGCTATCCTTGACATGCTGCGAGATGGCAATGACAGCCTGGGCCTGCTCGACGGAGGCGCGGTATTCTCTATGCCGGCGATTGAGTTCCATGGTGGAGAACAGCATGGGAAAGAATTCATGCTGCATATCGTGGAATGTCAATACGGCAGGGTATGGCAATCCTTGGGGATTCAGGGTCGTCAGGGGATGGTGCATGACATCCACAGGCAGCCCTTGTAAATGCCGGGTCAGCAGATCAAAACCTCCAAGATGTCGTCCCAAGCCGCGCAGAAACCAGTTTAGGCTCGGTTTCTCAATGGCGTGCAGTTGCAGTTTGAAGTTGGGGAGAGAAGAGCGGAAACCGGCTGCGGCCATAGGATCACATAGCACCAGATATTCATTGTGCGTATCCACCTCCTGCAGAGCTCGAAACAGGTTGACCAAGTAGGTTTCGACCCCTCCGCGCCCTGGAGTATAGCCAAGCAGGTTTAGAGCGACCCGCATCATCA carries:
- a CDS encoding glycosyltransferase family 1 protein; the encoded protein is MMRVALNLLGYTPGRGGVETYLVNLFRALQEVDTHNEYLVLCDPMAAAGFRSSLPNFKLQLHAIEKPSLNWFLRGLGRHLGGFDLLTRHLQGLPVDVMHHPLTTLNPQGLPYPAVLTFHDMQHEFFPMLFSTMELNRRHREYRASVEQAQAVIAISQHVKDSLVERYDASAEKIHVVHHGCSSRFERIGDPERLAVVVEKYSLQRPFMIFPAATWAHKNHLLLLNAVYIMVQQSRFDGELILTGVPMDFHGQVLSEILRLGLERQVRWLGYVPDEDLPCMYSLARLMVFPSLFEGFGLPVIEAMGCGCPVAVARATALPEIAGEAAFYFDPYSAEDIAATLLEVWGDEAQRNHMAISGLQRASDFSWYNAARKTIDIYQRVYKGK
- a CDS encoding glycosyltransferase family 9 protein, which codes for MSIKTGLLKLVDNFFGRFLTSCLPPPNSLIPGSLSSILLIRPGGIGDALLLSMTVAALHKYFRDATIDVLAEKRNARAFALMPGIREVFTYDDPSDLCTILRRRYDIAVDTEQWHRLSAVVCRLVRSSIKVGFDTNERRRMFTHPIPYLPDQFESESFFNLLGPLGIADDFLTNNDLLIVPEAAQQKVASILSDIKQLPLLALFPAASIQEKRWDPRKFREFVWWCNENELQVVILGGKHDRALGEYVAARNALNLAGLTSLEESAAVMEKAAIVVSGDSGMLHLAFCLDRPTVSIFGPSNDIKWAPRGSKHIIVKRGLSCSPCSRFGNTPKCLKGVQCLQEISVEEVIAATEALLARNMQGNRF